CGCTGCTGCTTTCCGCAACGGGCGCTGCTTCTACAACGGGCGCTGCTTCTGCAGTCGAGACACTGCCAGGAACCAGGGTTTCGCCTGGCGCCAGGTCGTAGCCTTGTGAGCTGCTTTCGACCATTGGGGCTGCCATCACGGATTCGCCACCGCCGCAGCAAGGAGCTGCTGCAACGACAGGTGCCGCTTCCACAACGGTTCCACAGCACGATTCAACAGGAGCTTCGCAGCAGACAGGTTCTGGAGCACAACAAGCACTCTTGGCAGCTCGTTTTGCTTGACACTTGGCTCGCAAGCGAGCGAACAAGCCTAGCTTAGGCTCACAGCAGGTTGGCTCAGGTTCGCAGCAAGAAGGCGCTGGAGCACAAACCGGTGCTGGTTCGCAGCATACGGGTTCTGGCTCGCAGCATACGGGTTCTGGCTCGCAGCATACAGGTGCTGGCTCGCAGCATACAGGTTCGGGTGCGCAGCAATCGTCTGCACCTTTAGCACACAAACGCGACAGAAGTCCGCCGCCACAACCCTTTTGAAGCATTCCGCCACCACATTTGTTGGCGTGAAGTCGCGAGAAAAGACCGCCTGCATCAGCAGTTTCGCTCGTCACAATTGCCGCACCGATCATCAGTGCGAACGCGGCAATGCCGCTCACCACAGTCCGATTCATAGAAATCTCCCAAGTGTTCGGAGTTAGGTGCGATCCGATTTCGCACATCTTCGTTTCTAGCCTTCATCCTCAGGCTCGTTACTTCCGAGGTCAAACCGCCGGCAACACACCGACAACCGAATGACCAGGGGAGCCGCGTTGACTTTGAAAATCATCCCAAAAGCTAAGTGGCCAAACAATATGCTGGTTTAGCAAAATGGGTGATTTGCGAGGTTTTTGCGGCTCACGTAATTTCGCAATTACAGTAACCTTGGGGAAAACCGTGTCAATCCGCCCAGACAGCAAATTCGACGCGATTTGGCTTCCTCTTCTGAGAACTTTTCCAGATAGCCCAGAGTGCCAGCAGGATAGGGCCGTTGGTCCAATTTCGACACGGAAGCGTTTTTTAACGTCATTTACCGCATAAAGACACCAGGGACCCCAATGCCAACGAATAACGAGCCAGACCCGAACGGGTGGTAAGCTTCCCACCATCCTAGTAGGGATCGACGTTTTTTTGAAAAAAAAGAAATTGTCGTCCGAGCGACTAGCGAGTGACGTCGAGGCCAGCTGACGCGGCGGCCTGCGATGCGGCGGCCTGCGATGCGGCGGTGCTGGAAGCGGAACCTGCCGGTTCCTCGCTACCGACGAGCATTTTCTCCATCTCCTCGCCGTTTTCAAAATCGATCACGACGGGGGGTTGCCCTGGTTCAACATCCATCACCAGGCCGGAAATACGCCAGCCATCGGCTCCACGATGGACGGCCCATACCACTTCAAAATCGCTGTGGGTTCCGTCCTCCGCCGGCTCGGACCAAATGCTTTGCACCAGCATGGCGTTGGGCTCGCCTTCAATACCGCGTGCTTGCGTCACATTGAAATGAGCATCCGGCGACCCGATCGGCTCAACCGTACGACCGATTCGCTTTAATTCGGCTTGTGCTCGCTCGGTCAGAAGTTTTTCTGCGCCCGAGCCTTCGCCTCCGCGTCGAACCCGATCCAGAAACTGGCTGACAACATCTGTCGGGGAGGGCCCAGACGCAGAAGCTGGCGGTTTCACTGTGTTTCTCGTCTGCGAATCGACATCGGAAGGGGATCCGCACCCAGCGGCCATCAGTGTCGAAAGAGACAAAACCGACGCATAGCAAAGAGATCGAAACATAGCGTGAGGCATCAAAAAACGAGGAAGAGTGGACAATGATCAAAGGGGAATACGGGATAGTGGCAGGTGAAGTCAAGATCGAAATCGGGTAGAACCTTAGGGCAGTTTTCAACTTTAACGCGCGATCAGGGGAAGCATTACGATGATTCGAGTAGGCGTTGTCGGTTTAGGCATGATGGGGCTGACGCATTTGAACGTCTATCGCTCGCTGCCCAATGTCTCAATTGCTGCGATCTGTGATGCAGATCCTGACCGTTTGTCTGGCAAGGTTTCGGCAGCCGGGAATGTTGAGGGGCAGGCCCAAGCTTCGGTCGCTTCGCTCTCGGCCGACGTCCGGCGATGCAGTGATCTCCGAGAGGTGATTGGGGCTGAAGACATCGATCTGGTCGACATCTGCCTGCCGACTCACCTGCACCTGCGTTTTGGTAAGGCGGTCTTGGAAGCAGGCCAGCATTTGATGATGGAAAAACCGCTTGCCCGAAACGCCGCCGATGCCGCCGAATTGGCCGCTGCGGCTGAATCAGCCAAGGGGCTATCATTCGTTGGCCATTGCTTGCGTTTTTGGCCGGGATGGGCATGGCTGAAAGAAGCGGTTGACGACCGGCGTTACGGCAGCGTCTGCTCGGCCACGTTCCGGCGTGTCGTCGATCATCCCAAAGGGGCGTTTTACGACAATGGCGACTTGTGTGGCGGAGCGTTGTTGGATCTGCATGTCCACGATACCGATTTTGTGCAGTATCTGTTTGGCATGCCCAAAGCCGTAACCAGTTTCGGGTATTCCAAGATCACCAATGAAGCCGATCACGTCGTCACGCGGTACCAATTTGATTCGGTCCCGTTGGTCGTTGCGGAGGGTGGCTGGGCCATGACCGACGGCTTCACCTTCAACATGTGCTACACGATCAATTTCGAGAACGCGACTGCCGATTTTGATCTAAGCCGAGACAAGCCGCTGGCGATTTACGAGCAGGGCAAAACGCCCGAGTATCCGGAGGTGGAATCCAAGATGGGTTACGACTATGAAATCGAGTACTTCTTGGAATGCATCGAACAGCAACGCCAGCCCACCATCGTCACGATGCAAGACGCGTTGAACACGATCCGGATCGTCGACGCGGAAGCGGAAAGCGTCAAAACAGGAAAGACGGTCACGATCGAGGCTTAGCGTGGTCGTAAGGAGCAAGTCAATTGGGTGCCAAGAAACCCTTTCCCTCGCTACGCTCGACCTCTGCCAAAGGTCGAGGTTAACCACCCCTTTCCCTCGCTGCGCTCGACCTCTACCGAAGGGCGAGGTAAACCACCCCTCCCGCTCGGAGGTGGTCCGGTTTTTAAGTTGTGACTAACACAGTGTTTAGGTATCCAACCACCCCTGCCCGCGTAGCGCTCGTTGTACCGCGCATCTCGGGTGGTGTCTAATACATCTGCGGGGTAGGTGACGAGATTTCGCTCTGGACTTTCGACATACCGCTGCGAGTGATTGTTG
This window of the Novipirellula artificiosorum genome carries:
- a CDS encoding Gfo/Idh/MocA family protein, with the translated sequence MIRVGVVGLGMMGLTHLNVYRSLPNVSIAAICDADPDRLSGKVSAAGNVEGQAQASVASLSADVRRCSDLREVIGAEDIDLVDICLPTHLHLRFGKAVLEAGQHLMMEKPLARNAADAAELAAAAESAKGLSFVGHCLRFWPGWAWLKEAVDDRRYGSVCSATFRRVVDHPKGAFYDNGDLCGGALLDLHVHDTDFVQYLFGMPKAVTSFGYSKITNEADHVVTRYQFDSVPLVVAEGGWAMTDGFTFNMCYTINFENATADFDLSRDKPLAIYEQGKTPEYPEVESKMGYDYEIEYFLECIEQQRQPTIVTMQDALNTIRIVDAEAESVKTGKTVTIEA